Proteins from a genomic interval of Ferrovibrio terrae:
- a CDS encoding SDR family NAD(P)-dependent oxidoreductase — protein sequence MSQLLQGDIAVITGAAQGNGRAIALGLAAEGARVALGDVNAAGAAAVADEIRRAGGQAFATGLDVGEAAQCAVFAAAVERELGGACSVLVNNAGIIRRIAIDDADYDAQWDMTLRVNATGMKNMVRALLPQLRRTKGRVVNLGSINSFATGPRSSTYTASKGAVLQLTRSLAAELAAEGIRVNGIAPGVIDTPMTEATRGDPNAIGRFMAHTPMGRTGKPEELVGPVVFLASSMSSYVTGAMLPVDGGFLTV from the coding sequence GCGCTCGGCCTGGCCGCTGAAGGCGCCCGGGTGGCGCTGGGCGATGTGAATGCGGCCGGCGCCGCAGCGGTGGCCGACGAAATCCGGCGCGCCGGTGGCCAGGCCTTCGCCACCGGGCTGGATGTCGGCGAAGCGGCGCAATGCGCGGTTTTCGCGGCAGCGGTCGAGCGCGAACTCGGCGGCGCCTGCTCGGTGCTGGTCAACAATGCCGGCATTATCCGGCGTATCGCCATTGATGACGCCGACTACGACGCGCAATGGGACATGACCTTGCGCGTGAACGCCACCGGCATGAAGAACATGGTGCGCGCCTTGCTGCCGCAGTTGCGCCGGACCAAAGGCCGCGTGGTCAATCTCGGCTCGATCAATTCCTTTGCCACCGGCCCGCGCAGCAGCACCTATACGGCCAGCAAGGGCGCGGTGCTGCAGCTGACACGGTCGCTCGCCGCCGAACTGGCCGCCGAAGGCATCCGCGTCAACGGCATCGCACCGGGCGTGATCGACACGCCGATGACTGAAGCGACGCGCGGCGATCCGAATGCTATCGGCCGCTTCATGGCGCATACGCCGATGGGACGCACCGGCAAGCCGGAAGAACTCGTCGGGCCTGTCGTATTCCTGGCCTCCAGCATGTCGAGCTACGTCACCGGCGCGATGCTGCCGGTTGATGGCGGCTTCCTCACAGTATGA